CAAGTGCTGCACACACAGGATTTATGAAAAACAGTATTAAAGTTCCTGAAAGCAGAAAAATTGAAGCCCATATACTGGCGTGAAGAACAGTCATTCTTCCAGAAGATAAAGGTCTGTCGTTAGTGCGTGGCATTAGAGAGTCAGTTCTACGCTCGATGATATGATTGACGGTTGATGCCCCAGCAGCCATGAGGAAAACACCAATCAATGTTAGAAAAAGGGTGGAGTCGATGATCCCTTTTGCAATAACATAGCCTGTTAGTGTAGTAAATGTAATGGATGCCGAAATAATCAGTTTTGCAAGCGATGAAATATCTTTTATATATTGATAAAAGAAAATGCTCCAAGAGCCTTTATTTTTGAAGTTCTGATTGTTTTTCAAAGTAAACGATAATAGATTTTATATCATCCTTCTTTATTGCTGTGCTATAGGCTCGCATCATTCCTGATTTAAAACCTTTTACAATCTGCTTGTCGGGTTCAAGAATCGATGTTCTTATGTAGGTTGAATCTGCAATTACAGTTTTCTCTTCACCATCTTCAATTACTACTCGCTTTGAACCATATAACCCTTTAAAAGTGGGTCCAACTAGGGGTGAGCCATCCAATGAATGACATCCTGTACAAGCATTGTCTTGTATCACTTTTAGTCCCATGCTTTCGAGAATCACAGGTGATTTCTCATTAAACCATTTCTGGAACTCCTCTTCCGTTACTACTCGTGTTTTAGCCTCCATGAATGAATGGCGAAGCCCACAGTATGCTGAACATAATATCTCATAGGTTCCCTTGGTAGTTGGAATGAACCACATATAGTTATCTTTCCCGGGTACAACATCCTCTTTGATTCTAAACGCAGGGATATAAAGGCTATGAATAACATCTGGTGAGAACAAATTCAATTTTACTGCTTTATTTGCAGGGAGCACAAGCTCATTCGATATCTTTCCATTTGTATACTCGAACGACCAATTCCACATTCTGCCTGTAACCTTAACTACCATGGCATCCTTAGGAACAATACGCATTGGATTGAACACAACAATACCATAGTAAAACATAAACATTACAAGAATAATTGGAATAACTGTCCATGTAATCTCCAGTTTCATGTTGTCCTTTATCTGCTCAGCCTTTGGGTGTTTCTTGCGGCTATAATGGATTACAAACCATATCATCATTACCGTTATTCCTATTAGAAAGAACATTGAAACAACGAAAATGAAAAGAAATGCGCCATCGACACCTTTAGCAAAATTTGATGCTCCTTGGAACATGGTTGCTTATTTTTAAGTTATTAACGATTGATAATGAGTTATTATATATAGATATTCTGATCTTACAGGTTTGGAATATTGGAATGGTGGAAGGATGGGTTATGTAATCTTTCTTCATCCAATATTCCATTATTCCAGCATTCCTATCTAAACAGATAATCGAAAAAAGTAATAATAAATACCACTGCTAGCAGCATGATTACTACAGCTGCCAAGATTTTAAAAATCAACTCATCAAACTTCAAATGCATAAAGTATAACAGAACAAGCGATACTTTAATGCAAGCAATAAACATTGCCACTCCAACGCTTAGAGAACCTGCATCAAACCAAGTAACAGTAATGGTTATTGCAGTAAGGAATAATAGTATGACTAGAATTATTCCGTAAGATCGATAGCTGGTTATATGGGCTGTATGTTCCATTCCATTCATTTTTTAGGTGATAAGATATAAAAGAGGAAAAAGGAAAATCCAAATCAGGTCAACTAGGTGCCAGTACAAACCTGCATTTTCGAGTAGTTGAAAGTTATCTGATCTGATTTTGTCATTCTTTACTTTAAAAATTACAACACCAATAAGCGACATCCCAATAATGATGTGAAGGGCATGTAATCCAGTCATGAAGAAATACAATCCAAAGAACAGAATCTCACCATGAGTCAAGGTAAGAACAAGGTCAGAACCTGGATATAGATGGTGGTGTATCTTTAATCCCCACTCAAAGTATTTGTTTACCAAGAAAATGAAAGCCAGAAAGAAAGTGATAGATAGCAGGATTAAAGCAACTTTCTTTTGATTTTTTTGAATGGCTGTTATAGACATTGCAATTGTCATACTACTAACCAATAGAGCGAGTGTATTAATCGATCCAATAAATACGTTGAGCTGATGCGCTGCAACATGGAAATCCTGAAAGTATTTAGCTCGTAATACGGCATAAACAAGGAATAATCCACCGAATAGGAGAAGTTCGGTAAAAATGAAAATCCACATACCTAATTTTGAGCCAACATCATCACGATGCTCGTGTTCTTCTAATGTGTTATGATCCATATTCCCTAGTTTACTTGTAATTGTATGGGGATTCAGTAATTACAATTTCTCGGTCAAAATTTTCTAATGGAGGTGGCGATGCAATTGTCCATTCCAATGTTTGTCCATTCCATGGATTCATTGGAGCAAGTTCCCCTTTTCGGGCAGATCTTACAAGGTTATACACCATTAAAATCAACCCTGTGATAAGCACAAACGCTCCTATCGATGATATGAATTGTCCTGTTGAATATTCTGGAAGGTAATCGAAATAGCGGCGGGGCATGCCCTGTAGTCCAAGAACAAACATTGGGAAGTAAAGTAGGTTGAATCCCCCGAATACAATTCCCCAAGCAATATTCCCTAATCGTTCCTTATACATTCTTCCAAACATTTTGGGAAACCAATAGTGAATGGCCGCAAAGAAGGCAAAACCCATCCCTCCAAACACGATGTAATGGAAGTGGGCAACAACATAGTATGTATCGTGAACATGAACGTTGATTGCCAAAGATCCAAGGGTAAGGCCTGTTAAACCGCCAATCATAAACAGGAAGATAAAGGATAATGTGTAAAGGAAGGGTGTCCTTACAAGTATAGAGCCTTTGTACATTGTGGTTATCCAGTTGAAAACCTTTATGGCGCTGGGAATTGCAACAACAAAAGTAAGAAAGGAGAATGCTATTCTTGCAAAATTGCTCATTCCTGAAGTAAACATATGATGCCCCCATACCAAATAGCCAACTCCAGCTATTGCCATACTAGAAAAAGCAATTGCCTTATATCCGAATACATTACGTTGACAAAAGGTTGGAATAATTTCGGTGATTACACCCATTGCAGGTAGAATCATTATGTAAACGGCAGGGTGGGAGTATATCCAGAAAAGATGCTGGTAAAGAATTGGATCGCCCCCGAGTGAGGGATCAAAAAAGCCTATTCGTAAAGTTCTTTCAGCAATAACCATAAGCAAGGTTATACCAATAATTGGCGTTGCAAGAACCTGAATCCATGCTGTTGCATAGATTGACCAAGGGAATAGTGGCATCTTAAACCAGGTCATTCCCTTTGCTCGCATACGATGTATGGTAACGATAAAATTCAACCCGGTAAGAATTGATGAAAAACCAAGAACAAATGCGGCAAGTACTGCGGGTATTACATTTGTGTTTGTGTTTATGCTGTAAGGTGCATAAAATGTCCAACCAGTATCTGGAGCCCCATGACCCCCAAATTGAGAATAAATAGCAATTGCAGAACCCGCAAGATAAATGTACCATGAGAAAAGGTTTAGACGGGGGAATGCAACATCTTTCGCCCCTATCATGATGGGTAGAAAGAAGTTCCCGAAAACTGCCGATAGTCCTGGTATTACAACCATGAAAATCATGATAATACCATGAACAGTAAAGAAACCGTTATAGGTTTGTGGTCCAAAGTATTGTTGTCCAGCTTTAAGGAGTTCAAGTTTCATGATTCCTCCAAGCGTAGCACCTACCAGAAAGAAAATCGCAATACAAGAGAGGTAAAGAATTGCAATTCGTTTATGATCGGTGGAGGTCAGCCAGCCTAAAATTCCTTTGTATTTTCCTTGCTGATCGAGATAGCTGCCAGTGGGAAGTGCAACAGGTTTTGATCCCATATAATATTTTATTTGTTAATCTTTTTTCTTTCGTCTTGACACCAATACTATAAAAAGCGCTGCAATGACAATTAGAGTGAAAACACCTACTAGTTTTGTAATTTCAAGAGTATATCGTCTTCCTTCTGGCTCATAAGTATAGCAGAATTGTAGAACTCTGTTAATAGTTGGTTGGCTAATTCCTTTTCTAGCCTCAATAACCGACATTTTTAGGTCGAAAGGAAGAAATGTAAGACCATATAAATATCTTGTAATTTTTCCCTTTGGGCTTAGCATAATAATTGCCGAAGGATGTATATAATCTACTCCCGCAACCTTTATTTTATAGCCAACGCTATTCAGAATTTTAACGATTGCTAAACTGTCGCCAGTGAGGTAGTACCAGTATGGGGCTTTGTCCTTTCCAATTTTAGTCGTAAAGTTGGCTTTCTTCTGAATTGCCTTTTCAGGGGTGTCTTTATAGTTGAAGCTAATTGTGATTATATTGTAATCCTTCCCAAGCACAAGATCTGACTTGTCCACTAAATCTGAAATTCCTTCCTGCAGAGGACTACAAAGTCCTGGGCAGTCGAAGTATACAAAAGCAAGTATTGTCGGTTTATTAATGAGCTGACCAAGGGTTACGCTTTGATTCTGCTCATTGATAAACGCTAGGTTTAAAGGAACGGTATCATTCAAGTGCTCATCAATCCCTACCTCATTGGTAAAAGGCTGACTGAATGAGAGTAATGAATATCCAACGAGTAGTAGTGAAATAAGAATCTTCTTCATATTAGTATGGTTTGAATTACTTTTCTTCAATTGTATCTTCCTTATAAATTCCTGCAATGATAAGCGCACCACCCATTAAACCAGTATCCTTTAGGAGTTCCATAAATGCAAATTGAGCTTTATCTGCCTCAAATAGTTGTGGAATATGAATAGTAAGAATGAAAATTAGTAGAAGTAATGCAAGTAATAGGCAGGATAGTTTAATGTATTTCTTTAAAATGATACTTATGCTTGCTGCAATAAGACAGGCTCCTGTGAAAAGAATCATAAAACCACCGGGGATAAATGAGGTGAGCATGCCATTAAAGAAGTCGCTTACAATAAAGTGATTAATGCCGATTATACCAAATGGAAGCGCAAAGAGAATGCGCCCTAAGGTAGTGAGGAAGGAGTTTTTGCTTTGCATAATCAGATTTATTTGTTTTGTTTTTAGTTGTTTAACTACGTTGAGCCCTTCGGGGTTCTCACAAAGTTTATTTTTTTTCTCGCAAAGACGCAAAGGGCGCGAAGAGAAAAAATAATTTATTTTTTCTCTCTTTGCGGGCTCATAAATTGTTAACAATTCTAGTAATTCCATCTTTAATCAAAACAACATTAAAATTCACAAGAAGCCCTAATTTAATATTTGTCAATCTTAAGTAGGTGAGCAGTTGTTTTGGATGAATTGCGGCTATTGATTCTACAGATTTTATTTCAACAATTACTTTTTCTTCAACAATAATATCTGCTCTAAAGCCCAAATCTAATTTGACGTTTTCATATGAAACAGCAATATCGGTCTGTCTTCTATATTTCAAATCTATTTTATCTAGTTCATGACAAATCGCAGCTTCGTAAACCGATTCCAACAATCCAGGACCTAGTATCCTATGAACTTTCAGAAAAATATTAACCAATATTTTAGAAATTTCATTTTCAGTCATAAATTTTAAACTTAGCGCACTTAGCGTCTTTGCGAGAAAAATTTTTATTTGTTTTGGTTTATTTTCTTTATCTTTTGAAGTTGAAATAAAATATATATAACGGTTGATAAAATACCCAAAATACCCAATGTATATATGGATATTAACCATATTGGAGCCATTTTGTTGATATTCCACCAAGCCCTTTGTTCAAGTAGTTTCTTAGGTTTGGTAATTATACCAATCTTTTCATTTAATGTACTTGTAAGTTCTTTGCTATTACCCTGAGTTTTTGCAATTAAAGATAATGTGCCGATGGAGTCTCCTGGGATATCTCTTGGAATATTGAAATAACCAATACCATCTTTACCCGTTGTTGTTTCGGCGATTAGTAAATTTCCGAAAGTCCGTTTAATAAATATTTTAATGGATATATCAGATAATGGTTTTCTTAAACCTGCTATACTGTCAGTGATTGTTGCGAAAATCATCTTTTTATTTGAATCGTAAGCGAGAGTCATTTTAGCGGTTTCAGTTTTTACGACTCCCGCAACTTTTATTGCAGGTTGTGTGTAATTCTTATTAAAACTTCTAACGAAAGATATTACTTGCCAACGTTGCTCCTCACTTAACGTGTTAACGAAATTAGGCATTAATCCTCTTCCATTTGAAAGGATAAAGAACATCTCACCATCAGTGTTTTTCTGGTATTCTGGAGATGCAGGATCTTTAGGGATTGGTACTAGTTTTGCATAGTTAGCTTTTCCTGGATCACCATGGCATGATTTGCAATTGGTGTTGAAAATCTGCTCGCCAGATTTAACCGTTTCAGGAGAGAATATGAGTGGTGCAGTTTTGCTTTTTGCTTCAGCGGGAATAGGTGTGGTTTGAGAAAACGAGTTATCAGCTGACATTATCAGCAAAAGAAGAGAAGCAAGTAGAGTTTTATTTAGTTGCATATGCAATAGTAATTATTCATTTTGATCTTTAGTTTCGATCTCATCCTTAATTAATCCCTTATGAACGGCTGTTTCCCAAATTGGAATTACTGGAAAAAGTTTTGCTAAAACAGAGATTATCATTAAAACCATGATTATCGGTGCAATTGAAATCAAAATTTCAATCAAAGTAGGAGAATAAACCATGAAGTTACTTGGTTCGTGCTGAATTGGGAGAAATGGGTGCTCTTGTACTGGAACGACAATGATATAACGTTTTAGCCAAGATCCAATAAGCACGAAGATTCCGATTATCAACATTGGTAATGGTTTTCGGAATGGCTTCATTAATAGAAGAATGATAGGGATTATTAAACCAAGCCCTTGAACTCCCCAAAAAAGTAAAGCATGCTCACCTGCAAATAGTTGACGTAGATGAACAGCATCAAACTTTTTCATCTTATATCCAGGAACCAAAAATTCGTTAAGATTAAAATAGAGATAAACTAATGAAACTAGGACTAAAAGTTTAGCAACTTTATCAAAATGAAAATCAGTTATATAGTTCTCCAGTTTATAGTTTTTTCTAAAGAAAAACATCGCAATAATTAAGCATGAAAGACCTGATACAAATGCGCCACTAACGAAATAAGGTCCGAAAATTGATGAATCCCACCCAGGACGCAAGGTTACCGCAAAAAGCCACGAAGTTACAGTGTGAATGGATAAAGCAACTGGGATAATCAAAATCAACATTACAACAGTTGATTTTTTTATGATCTTAACCTCCTCTTTTGTTCCTCTCCAGCCAAGTGAAAGAATCTCGTACAGTTTCTGTAGTAGTTTGGGTCTACCTTCAAGATTACCTTTCCCGTAAGCTAAATCAGGAATTAACGTGATATATAAAAGAAGTAAACTGATTAAAAAATAGGTTGAAACAACGGTAACATCCCAAAGTATAGGCGATTGAACTCTGCCATGGATAAAAACATTGGCTAACCTTTCGGGGCGCCCCATATCAGAGACAATTACTAATCCAGCAACAGCAGCAAATGCAACTGCAATAATCTCAGCAATTCTTGTTAAAGGAGTAACCCATTTTTGTCCCGATAATCCAACAACTCCGCTAACTAGCATTCCAACTAAACTCGTTGCAACAAAGAAAACAAAGTTTGAAATGTAAATACCCCATGACACGTAATCGCGAATACCTGCAACCCCTAATCCGTCTCGAAGTTGAATGGAATATGCGTAGAGACAAATTAGTAGAACTAATGAAAGGAATCCCATCCAAATATGAAACTCTTTGTTGAGCCTAACTGTTCGAAATAGATCTTTTGAAAGATTTTCTACAGTATTGGTTTGTAATTCCGCCATATCCTATGATTTATTTTCAGTTTCAGAACTATCGGAGAATGGAAACAATCTATTCTTTGGAGGTAGATAGAAAACTCTTGGTTTTGTTCCCAACTCTTCCATTAGTTGATATGCACCATTATCTTTTAATAGTTGACTTAAGCGAACGGTTTCTTTTGTTGTACCGTTTGTAACAGCATCCTCGTTCTCATCTCCAAAATAGTAAACACCATTAGGACAAGCTGAAACGCAGTAGGGGAGTTTGTTTATTCTAAGTCTATCTGCACTGAAACAACACTTTGTGATTGTTCCTTTCTTCTGTGGTACATTCAGTTCAATATCATAAGCCAACTCTTTATCCTTTTCGGCATCCTTAGGTTCAAACCAGTTGAACGAGCGGGCAGAGTATGGGCAAGCAGCAATGCAAAACCGACAACCAATGCATCTTTCATTATCAATAAGTACAATTCCATCGTTACGCTTAAAGGTTGCATCAACAGGGCAAACGGAAACGCAAGGTGGGTTGTCGCAGTGTTGACAAGGCTTAGGCATATGGTAAGCAGGGGTTCTGTCGGTATCCTTCATCTGAAGAGTGTTGATATGATATTGCTCGGGTCTCAGATGATGAGCCGATTGGCAAGAATCGATACATTTTCGTGCATTACGACATTTTGAAAGGTCAACAACCATTACCCAACTCTTTCCAGGAATACCTTCTCTACCTCGTTCCTGAAGTTCAGTTAAACGATCAACATCAATTGACTTAATATCTAAAGAATCTACCTCTACCAACTTGCCATCAGCAGTGAGTAATTTAACGTTTTGACCCTTCTTTTTTTCTTCGAAACGCTTGGCTGCATAGAGCGAACTTCCTAAGGCAATCCCCCCTAAACCAATTAGACCAATATTTTTAACAAAATCTCTTCGTGATTTAGGTTTTGGGTTTTTGGATTCATCTTCCATAGGTAATAGAAAGTTATAAAATGAGAATTTGTTGATTTTCAAATGTATCGAAAAATGGCATATCAATCAACAGCATAAAACAGAAAAACCGCAAAGATTGATATTAATCACTCTGCGGTTAGTCTAACAATTATCTTTTGAAAAATGTTTAACTTTTTGAAATTTATTTAATAAACGCAATTGTAAGTGGATATTTAAACCTTTCCCCGTTATTAGATTTTACTGATGCTACAATAATCATAACAAGATTCAATACACCTAAGGCAATTAATGCAAAGATTCCAATAACTAGAAGGATCATAATCCCTGAAACAAGCATCCAGAGAGTCATAGAGATTTGAAAGTTTAGTGCATCCTTTCCCTGACGATCAACTTCAGAATATTGATCCTTTTTCATCAACCAAAAAATTAATGGTCCAAAAATATGTCCTAAAGGAATAATAGCACCACTTAAAGCGCTTAGATGGCAAAGCGTTGAGAATGTTTGCTCTTCGGAGTTGATGTAGTTTATTTCTCGCATATTAATGATGTTTAAGTTGCTTGATTTTGGTTTTCACTTTTCACTTTTTTTACTCCATCAACTTCCTATACTTTATTCTATGTGGCCCTTCATCACCTAGTCGCTTGCGACGATTCTCAACATAGTCAGAGTATGATCCTTCAAAGAAAAATACCTGTGAGTTTCCCTCAAAAGCAAGTATATGTGTTGCAACTCGATCGAGGAACCAACGGTCGTGAGAGATGATTACTGCACAGCCTGCAAAATTATCGATACCCTCTTCAAGTGCACGTAAAGTATTTACATCGATGTCGTTGGTGGGCTCATCGAGTAAGATAACATTTCCTTCCTCCTGCAACGCAAGGGCTAGATGTAACCTGTTACGCTCACCACCCGAAAGAATATTGCACTTCTTCTCCTGATCTGCCCCTGAGAAGTTGAATCGGGCAACGTAAGCTCTAGCATTTATTTGCTTACCTCCAAGCATGATATTGTCGGCACCTCTTGAAATAACCTCATAAACGGTTTTATCGGGTTCAATAGATTTATGCTGCTGATCAACATAGGCTATTTTAACTGTTTCACCAACATTGAACTCTCCACTATCAACCTTATCGATACCCATCATTAATCGGAAAAGCGTTGTTTTACCTGCTCCATTAGGACCAATTACGCCAACAATACCGTTGGGTGGGAGGTTAAATTCAAGGTTTTCGAATAGTAATTTATCACCATAAGCTTTAGTAACTTGCTTAACTTCAATTACAACGTTACCCAACCGAGGTCCATTTGGAATGAAAAGTTCTAGTTTATCTTCTTTCTGCTTTACATCCTCATTTAAAAGTCTATCGTAGGCTGATAATCTAGCTTTTGATTTTGCTTGTCTTGCCTTGGGCGACATTCTAACCCATTCAAGTTCGCGCTCAAGCGTTTTCTTGCGTTTGCTTTCGGTCTTTTCCTCTTGAGCCATTCGCTTGGTCTTCTGATCTAACCAAGATGAGTAGTTTCCTTTCCAAGGAATACCTTCCCCTCGGTCGAGTTCAAGAATCCAACCGGCGACGTTATCGAGGAAGTAGCGGTCGTGGGTTATTGCAATTACTGTACCTTTATACTGCTGGAGGTGCATTTCGAGCCATTGTACGGATTCCGCATCAAGGTGGTTGGTGGGTTCGTCGAGTAAGAGTATTTCAGGTTCGCGGAGTAGAAGGCGGCAAAGAGCAACTCTACGACGTTCTCCCCCAGAAAGAACTTTTACCATTGCATCGGGCTCAGGACAGCGAAGTGCATCCATAGCACGTTCAAGTTTTGAATCTAGATTCCATCCATCAGTATGGTCTATCTTTTCGGTTATTTCACCTTGGCGTTCAATCAGTTTATTCATCTGATCATCGTCCATGGGTTCACCGAATTTGACATTTATTTCTTCATACTCTTTTAATAGGTCAACGACTTCTTGAACTCCTTCTTGCACAATCTCCTTTACCGTTTTTGTCTCATCGAGTTGTGGATCTTGCTCAAGATATCCAACTCTGTAACCAGGAGAAAAGACAACTTCTCCTTGAAACGATTTTTCTACCCCAGCAATAATCTTTAAAAGAGTTGACTTTCCTGATCCGTTTAACCCTATAATGCCAATCTTTGCTCCATAGAAGAAAGAAAGGTATATGTTGTTTAGTACTTTCTTGTGAGGTGGGAATGTTTTGCTCAACCCAACCATCGAAAAAATAATCTTTTCGTCAGCCATAATATATATTTGTCGTCAATTATAAACTATGTAATAAAAGCAACCGCTGTCAGTAAATTATACCAGACAGCGGTAAAGTTATAAAATGTTAGTGTATTTACTTTCTTCCTATTTTTTTGAAATCAGAATCGAGGAAACCATCACCTTCTCCATCCGACTTAGATATTGTATGATAGTCGAAGTAGTAGGCTTGGTCATCACCCGCACTAAGCAATATTTTATAGCAACGTGCTTGCAACCTTGTACCATCAGGACCTACTTTATGTAGGTAAATAACGTTTGGATTTTTTTCAGCAATTGCCTTTTCGATATTATCTGTAGTAACAACTTTAACGGTATAAGGATAGTTTTTTCTTATTTTTACTAGTTCTCTCGTGGTTTTTTCAAGATCATTTTCAACAACCCAAAGCTCTTTATTCTTTACATCCTTGGTGTTTTTGTTGTAGTAATCAAAAATGTTATTCTTTATTAATGTTGGGTTCTGATCGATAAGTTTGATATGTGCTTGCATAAATCGAATCAACCCTTCAATTTTATAAATGTAGTTGTCTTCAGGAACACTAAAGTAACTTAGTGGTACTGAACATACATCAGGCATATCAGTAAGTTTTTTCACGGCAGCACCCATCGAAAGGCTCATGAAATTATATACAGCTGGAATTTTGTCCTTATCGAACTTCATTTGAATCAAAACTAAAAACGATTTTTCTATATCGCTACGCATGGTTTCAAACTCCTTTGTAGTAATAAATTTATAAGGTGTGATTTTCCATGATTTTTCAACGGCATCCTTTATTTTAAAATTGTAGCCCGACATAGGATTGTCCTCTAAAACTACGTATGTTGTAGATTTAAGGAATGCTTTAACATCCTCTGATCTTACAAGGTTTCGCTCAGCAAATGAGGATATACAGAAACTAACCAAAAGGGTTAAAAAAACTATTTTTTTCATTTTATATGGTTTTAAAGTTATTTCTAATTGCAAAGTTAAAAGAATGTTTGGGTTGATTATAAAACTTTTGGTAGGATTTCATTTAAAACATCAACAACATGTAAAACGAAAATTTGTTGATAGTTAAGTAAAATGCTATGACATCGAGTTAAAGGGAATTTTATGAAATCCAATAATCTTGTTGTATACAATACTGTTATTAAAAAACAATTTTGAATTGACGTTATCCGAAGTTTTATACGAATAAAAGCATTTGAACTAGTTATTGTTTTTTTTGTACTTTTGCTCGGTGTGGTTTGGATTATCTGGAAATTTTAAAAGGTTAATGGGTTGAATAATAGATTAGTCGTTATGCGACTTAATTATTCAACTTGTATGGTTTTTTGGATTTGTATCTGTTAATTTATTTGATATCCCGATTATTTCAAATTTTATTTATTAAGAAAATGAATCTATTCGATAGAGAAGAACTTAAGAGAGCAACGAATCTTAAAATTGGGGGGAATAGTATTGCAAGGCTACTTATGATACTACTTAGGCTAAATAAAGTTAATCAACTTTA
This window of the Bacteroidales bacterium genome carries:
- the ettA gene encoding energy-dependent translational throttle protein EttA; protein product: MADEKIIFSMVGLSKTFPPHKKVLNNIYLSFFYGAKIGIIGLNGSGKSTLLKIIAGVEKSFQGEVVFSPGYRVGYLEQDPQLDETKTVKEIVQEGVQEVVDLLKEYEEINVKFGEPMDDDQMNKLIERQGEITEKIDHTDGWNLDSKLERAMDALRCPEPDAMVKVLSGGERRRVALCRLLLREPEILLLDEPTNHLDAESVQWLEMHLQQYKGTVIAITHDRYFLDNVAGWILELDRGEGIPWKGNYSSWLDQKTKRMAQEEKTESKRKKTLERELEWVRMSPKARQAKSKARLSAYDRLLNEDVKQKEDKLELFIPNGPRLGNVVIEVKQVTKAYGDKLLFENLEFNLPPNGIVGVIGPNGAGKTTLFRLMMGIDKVDSGEFNVGETVKIAYVDQQHKSIEPDKTVYEVISRGADNIMLGGKQINARAYVARFNFSGADQEKKCNILSGGERNRLHLALALQEEGNVILLDEPTNDIDVNTLRALEEGIDNFAGCAVIISHDRWFLDRVATHILAFEGNSQVFFFEGSYSDYVENRRKRLGDEGPHRIKYRKLME